One Tiliqua scincoides isolate rTilSci1 chromosome 9, rTilSci1.hap2, whole genome shotgun sequence DNA segment encodes these proteins:
- the PERM1 gene encoding PGC-1 and ERR-induced regulator in muscle protein 1, whose product MDNFEYSIQLNDRDWAEFYLAAEECNLIQPALATAEEQLLSDLEEGEVEEGKLFRVRVGPALAHSSASHLPRAAPGGHLLAEETWSGSEDETDLSSVNRFLCKNSQLGTVCPQSSESQENQQSRVTLKPPGSKLASATQCDILCAAEERESDIEDQPSSFSVVAGVVRKEDLQGQNPKQEIKERLACATRTHLNASEKMDNQEGSSTLSLAPQHPQGDASQRAPVDNQLPTLLGNTAVGGNPEFLEPRDLAGYPRSVQFSSLDSAKREGPEHLEKGTMTYQVTLMAKSVPCQEEPPAFHGHSVLAPTDPLSESRMESAERRSSKAEKDVANCRGEGRVDTSEDVTCDVLKEECPLDHVVSPTSEVVEPEDKYLRPTPTVDDSSKTLDKHRDTASLTRGPEKKNSGESFHHLGMAVPLEEESHLLAPGSQRADFFQEAIHCSPALETSPESNVTVMTWPEMCDCFFCDDTQEQGGKMGERMGKERLVPNRDPSLPEMYGPDMYEYFFNEMGEAKARGGDGGTKLEKISSSGHQSAPPEDSEDPDSHPADCAMQISIPEVYEHFFVSRTKDKRTWRGFFLSMPASEAKKAARALTSLFLKPVHLFKSRPTRQGALLRRGSQGRLVLLSPRLLQAYQPRAEDPATAVMVPERPLQPVFSQRDMCLGFVAFASWAVKTSNLQSPDAWKIVFLANFGTLSAIRYFRRQVVTGGKHGT is encoded by the exons ATGGACAATTTTGAATACAGCATCCAGCTGAATGACCGAGATTGGGCTGAATTCTACTTGGCCGCCGAAGAATGCAATTTGATCCAGCCGGCCTTGGCCACAGCGGAGGAGCAGCTTCTCAGTGACCTTGAGGAAGGGGAAGTTGAAGAGGGCAAGTTGTTTCGAGTGAGGGTGGGCCCTGCTTTGGCCCACAGCTCAGCCAGTCACCTCCCACGTGCAGCCCCAGGTGGACAtctgcttgcagaagagacttGGTCCGGCAGTGAGGACGAAACGGATCTGAGCTCAGTCAACAGGTTCTTATGCAAGAACAGCCAGCTTGGCACAGTGTGTCCTCAGTCTTCTGAGTCCCAAGAAAATCAGCAATCCCGTGTCACTTTGAAGCCACCAGGAAGTAAGTTAGCATCTGCTACACAATGTGACATTCTGTGTGCTGCAGAGGAGAGAGAATCAGATATTGAGGATCAGCCCAGTTCCTTCTCAGTAGTTGCTGGTGTAGTCCGAAAGGAGGACTTGCAAGGGCAAAACCCAAAGCAGGAGATAAAAGAAAGACTTGCTTGTGCCACACGTACACACCTGAACGCTTCAGAGAAGATGGATAATCAAGAAGGAAGCAGTACCCTCTCCTTGGCACCGCAGCACCCTCAAGGTGATGCTTCCCAGAGAGCTCCTGTTGACAACCAACTTCCAACTTTGCTAGGGAATACTGCAGTTGGTGGGAACCCAGAATTTTTGGAGCCAAGAGATCTAGCTGGATATCCAAGATCTGTACAATTTTCATCTCTGGATTCCGCAAAGCGTGAAGGACCTGAGCATCTAGAGAAGGGCACTATGACCTATCAAGTCACCTTGATGGCAAAGTCAGTGCCATGCCAGGAAGAGCCACCTGCCTTTCACGGACATTCAGTCCTGGCGCCAACTGACCCACTGTCAGAGAGTCGCATGGAAAGTGCTGAGAGACGGAGTAGCAAGGCAGAAAAAGATGTCGCAAACTGCAGAGGTGAGGGGAGAGTGGACACTAGTGAGGACGTCACCTGTGATGTCCTGAAAGAGGAATGTCCGTTGGACCATGTGGTGAGTCCTACCAGTGAGGTGGTAGAACCAGAAGACAAATATCTAAGACCAACACCCACAGTTGATGACTCCAGCAAAACATTGGATAAACACAGAGACACTGCTTCATTGACAAGAGGGCCAGAGAAGAAAAATAGTGGTGAATCTTTCCACCAtcttggcatggctgtaccactGGAAGAGGAATCTCATCTTCTGGCTCCTGGAAGCCAGAGAGCTGACTTCTTCCAAGAAGCCATCCACTGTAGTCCAGCTTTGGAGACTTCTCCAGAAAGCAATGTAACTGTTATGACATGGCCAGAGATGTGTGACTGTTTTTTTTGTGATGACACCCAGGAACAGGGAGGAAAgatgggggagaggatggggaaggAAAGACTGGTCCCAAACAGGGATCCAAGCCTTCCTGAAATGTATGGGCCCGACATGTATGAATATTTCTTTAACGAAATGGGTGAGGCCAAGGCGAGAGGGGGGGACGGAGGCACAAAACTGGAGAAAATCAGCAGCTCTGGTCATCAGTCAGCTCCCCCCGAGGACTCAGAGGATCCAGACTCCCACCCAGCTGACTGTGCCATGCAAATATCCATCCCAGAGGTGTATGAACATTTTTTTGTCAGCAGAACAAAGGACAAGAGGACCTGGAGGGGGTTCTTCCTGAGCATGCCAGCCTCGGAGGCAAAGAAGGCTGCAAGAGCATTGACATCTTTGTTCCTCAAACCAGTACACCTGTTCAAATCCCGGCCCACAAGGCAGGGGGCTCTGCTTCGGAGAGGATCCCAAGGGAGACTGGTTCTTCTGTCTCCAAGGCTCCTGCAAGCATACCAACCAAGAGCAGAAGATCCCGCAACGGCTGTGATGGTTCCAG AAAGGCCCCTCCAGCCAGTTTTCTCGCAAAGAGACATGTGTCTGGGTTTCGTTGCCTTCGCTTCGTGGGCTGTGAAGACCTCCAATTTGCAGTCCCCAGATGCTTGGAAGATTG TGTTTCTGGCCAATTTTGGCACCCTCTCTGCTATCCGATACTTCCGACGTCAGGTCGTCACAGGGGGAAAACATGGAACTTAA